The Candidatus Paceibacterota bacterium genome contains the following window.
GAAATAGGTGCGCCTTTTTGGGCTGGCCATTTCATATTTTTGGGAGGTATTTTTGTGGCAATAATAACTTGATCACGCTTCCCTGATTCTCTAAGAAACTTACCTAACAATTCTTCAGATGGATGTTTGTCGGGAAATTCCTCTGAATATCCATATATCCAGGCAGTATCAATAAAATTACCACCAAGTTCTATAAATCTGTACAAACTTTTTAGACTTTCTTCGGGATTTGCACCAACCCAAAAATGTGGATCATTAGCAAGTTGCCATGTTCCACAACCGATCTCTGATACTTTTAAATTAGTTTTACCTAATGTTCTGTATTTCATGATTATTTAAAGTAATTATAAAGATATTTTAGATTTTTTATTTATAGGAGAAATATAGCTTAAATAATATTAGAAAACTATATCTCTTTTATTTTTTTAGAAACACCCTCTGCAAATTTTAAATTCGCCTCCCTTGCTTCCTTAAGTGCATTTGGATAAGTCGGTACATTTTTAATGTCCTTAATATCAAAATTATTAGCAACTATTAAAGGATGACGAAACCCAAAAAATTTAGTAGAAAAGGGTTGCATCACAATTACTCTTCTCTTTAATAATGTCGCCCAATAAGCCCCATGATAACTATTAGTAATAACTAATTCAGCACTTCCAAGAAAACTTATTATCTCTTCAAAAGAATCGCCATTCTTCATTTTAGGAAAGTCCATGTCCAAATTCCTCATTGGAAAATTTTTGTGTTCATAGATCACAACCTTATTTTTGATTTCGAATTCTTTATCAAATATGCTGTGCATACAACTTGGGCAAGGAACCCACTCGAGATAATTTGTGCTATCTCTTACCCCAAGCAAATCGAACTCATTAGAATTTTTATATTCGTCGTATAATATATCACATCCGCCATGAACATTATGACCAAGTGCCCACCCTATAAGTAATTTGGTCTTAGCTCCAAGTAGTGCTTTCATATAATCTTTGAAATAATCCTGGGCGATAAAACCACCTCCGCCAAATATAATAATCTTACCTTCAATTTCTTTGACAAATTTGTCTATAGGCAACTCAGTAATATCTAAAGTTTTAACATCTTTCAAAAAATCAAAGTATTTTGTAGGTGTGCCAAATTTATCACCTGTATTAGATGTGTTTTTACGATAGATGTTTACTATTTTTTCCATGTATGTATAATAGTAGATAAGTACTCGAAAAACAAGTACGGGCGAGAAAATACATTTATTAAATTTAATATAATTTTTTATGGACACAAAACAAACACAGGCAGATAATAATAAAATTGAATTAGCAAAAAAATATGCTTCAGAAAAATTTGCAGAAACTGGGAAAAAGAATCATTATCTTGATGTTTTTGCAATACTACAAAACGAATTTAATGTGCCTGAACAAGATGTTTTGATTGCGGGACTCCTTCATGACACTCTGGAGGACACTTCGGCCACATATAAAGAAATAGAAGAAACTTTTTCAAAACAGATTGCAGATTTAGTACAAGAAGTATCTCATCCAAAGAATTATACTCAGGAACAGAAAATAAAATACTATGAAGATATAAAGAAAATATCAGATGGGGCCAAACTAATCAAAATGGCCGATTTTACATCACACCTCAGAAATTTTGCTAAGGTATATGAAAGAGGAGAACAGCATCTCCATCCTAAATTCGTTAATAATGATAAATATATTGCAAGCATACGAGATTTTTTGGCTAGTTGTAAGGAATCAACCGGAAAAAATGTGGTTTATGATTTAACGAACAAACTGGAGGCTTTACTATAGACGAAGGGGGTATTTTTAAACTGGCTCATCTTGATTTGACACAATACCATTTTTAGTATATACTGTAACTAGAAAGGAGGAAAGCTCATGAGAAATGAAAAGGTACCGAAGTTCATTGTTTTGGAAGGTATTTCTGGAAGTGGTAAAACGGAGCTTGGTGTAAAATTGTCTCAGCAGATTTCTGCTCAATATTACACTACTCCCCCGGCTCTGTATCGTAAGATCAGAGAGGAAGTTGATAAGACTTTGTGTCTAGAATCAAGATTTTTGTTTTATCTCTCGTCTGTTGTGCAGGCGTCGTGGGAGATCAGCAAGATTCTTGAAACACAAAGTGTCGTGTGCGACAAATACATTTGGTCCACCATCTGTTATCACACAGTGTATGGACTTGATGTAAAAATACCACCATCAACAACCTACCGCCAACCGGATTACACCTTCCTAGTTGTCTGTGAGGAAGAAAAAAGACTCGAGCGTCTGAGCCATCGTGGAGTTGTCAAAGACAAAGAGAAGTATGATCTGAGACAAGAAATGGAACGGAGATGCTTAGTCGAGTTTCGAAAGCATATACAACTGGAAATCGACAACAGGATTGATGGCTCACAAAATGCTATCGATCAAATTCTCGCAGTTATCTAAGAGAGGCAGACAAGTTCTACCTCTCTTTTTTCTTTATATATATAAAGGCGTATTTATAACCGAATAATCTAATAAATCTACAGAAAGCCTCAAAAAAATTCAGTTTGGTAATGGCTTGAGTCAATTCTTTAAAAAAATAAATCGTAAGATAAACCTCTTTTTTATCATAAAAATTCTCTAAACCTCTTTTTTTTACCATAATATAATCAGATATCCCTTGCCAAAATAATCTGCGAGTCATAAATATTCTTGTTAGTCTCTTCTCTTTAATTTTCGACCAGACCTCTGCTTGTGGCTCATACCAAACCATACTTTGCGGAATTCTAATCAAAAATTCTGTGTCACCATTAGACAATAGATTACCACCCTTTCTATCTAAGTCTGGATCAAACATACCAAATCTTTTAAATGTCTCTCTTTTAAATGACATATTTGCACCTATTATAAAATAAGGTGCATAAAGATGTCCTGCTTGTCTGGGGAAATTAGGAGGTAAAAGGAATCGAAGAAAGTAATTTGAAAACCAAACAGGCCATTTTTTTGTCTCTTTATCTTTAACAAAAACTGGACCGCCAACACAAAGTATATCCTGTTCACTATAACCACACACAATGTTTTTAGCCCAATGTTCAGACACAATGACATCATCGTCTAGGAACGAAATTATATCTGCCACCGCTTCAGTAATTCCCGTATTCCTGGCATAATTCAAACCAACCCTTTTTTCTTCTATTATTTTGACCTTATTATAGTTTCTAAGTTTTAAAGTGCCTGAATCCACAGAAAGAGAATTTCCATTATCTACTATAATGATTTCCCTAATATATTTTATGTTAGAAGTCGTTGATAAAGAACACACTAAATCTACGAGATCGGTTAATCTTTCTTCATGCTTATATGTAGGAATGATTACAGTTATTAAATTTTCTTGTTGCATATTATTTCCTTAATTTTCATCTTTACTTCCCTCATCTTTAAATCGGTAGTATCAATATAAGAAATTTTTATAGGTAAAAACTTTTTAAGTTCATTTTTATAAAATTCCTTAAAATAACCTAAAAATGTTGGATCAAACCAGTTCTTATATTTAATATTTTTAGAGTAAATTTCTCTTCTTTTCAGACTCTCTTCAATCGAAACATCTAAATATATCAGATGGGTCGGAAAAGTAATTGTATGTTTTACTTTTTCATAAACTTCGAGCAATGATTTGTATTCATTTGGAGTATTATTTACTTTTGATCTTGCATAGCAATAAGCCAATGTTGTAATAAAAGTCCTATCCAAAATAACTTCCGAATATTTTCTATCAATATTATTAATAAAATCGGTTTTATTCTTTTCTATAATTAAAAATTGTCTTGATGTTTCAAGATTATCCTTATTCAATATCTTCTCATCTTCTATTTGGAGTTGGGGGATGAATAATTTTTTTTCATCGCTTACATAATTCTTTATGAAAGTCGTCTTTCCCGCACCGGGCATCCCCTCTAGAGCTATTATTTTTTCTAAATTATACGTCTCAACTGTATTTCGATTCAAGATAGAGAAAGAAAAATCTTTTGGTAATTCATCTGAAGATATCTCTTTAAAACGACGCTTTTCAATAGCTTCTTGAAGCCAAACAGGCTCTTTATTTGCCATCGCCTCATTATCTTTACTTGGCCTTTTGACATTAGGAGTATTTAAAACTTTTTCGTATGTCCTAATTGTTTGTTTAGCAATTATATTCCAATCATAGTATTTTTTTATTGCAGAATATCCCTTTTTAGATATACGAGTAAGTTTCTTTTTGTCCTTTAATAGATCAATTATCTTTGTCGTATACTTAGAATAGTCATCCTCGATCAAAAAATAATCTTTTCTATTAAACCCAGCGGTAGCTATACTAGTTGTTAAGATTGGAATACCCGCGGCTAAATAATTCAGTAGCTTTATTCGCATGCCCGTTCCTTCATTAATAGGAGCTAGAGCAAAAGTAGCATCTTTAAAGAGTTGATTTAAATCAGGGATGGTCCCTATAAAAGAAAAACTGGGTGCAGTACATTCTTTTTTAAGATTTGGAGGGCAATCACCGGCGATTGTAAATCTAAATCCATGCTTTTGTAGCTCTGGATATATTTGATTCCTTATCACACGCACAGCATCTTCATTTGGTTTAAAATATAAATTACCGAGGAAAACTATATTTTTCGCAGTGAAATTTGGTTTATTATACTTTAACTCCTTACAATCAACACCGCTCGGAATCACAGATATCAATTCTGGTCTAATTTTCATATACTCCATAAGAGATGGTTTATCTTGGTCACTTAAACAGATTAGATGATCTATGGATCTACCGACTTCTTTCTCAATATTCTTAATCTCATTTAGCCTAGACATGTTCGCACCAAGTTTTTTGGCAAGATTTCTTATTACA
Protein-coding sequences here:
- a CDS encoding HD domain-containing protein, which produces MDTKQTQADNNKIELAKKYASEKFAETGKKNHYLDVFAILQNEFNVPEQDVLIAGLLHDTLEDTSATYKEIEETFSKQIADLVQEVSHPKNYTQEQKIKYYEDIKKISDGAKLIKMADFTSHLRNFAKVYERGEQHLHPKFVNNDKYIASIRDFLASCKESTGKNVVYDLTNKLEALL
- a CDS encoding glycosyltransferase, with translation MKKINIAIFVDGDFIPSYDGASNRFHYLSRHLALNDVNVVIFHGYRKWSDISLIKKEPFKTYIFPIKNYYNNLELIASILRKESIDIIQFDNLEPILLQGVRLAQLTGTKLISEMHYVIRNLAKKLGANMSRLNEIKNIEKEVGRSIDHLICLSDQDKPSLMEYMKIRPELISVIPSGVDCKELKYNKPNFTAKNIVFLGNLYFKPNEDAVRVIRNQIYPELQKHGFRFTIAGDCPPNLKKECTAPSFSFIGTIPDLNQLFKDATFALAPINEGTGMRIKLLNYLAAGIPILTTSIATAGFNRKDYFLIEDDYSKYTTKIIDLLKDKKKLTRISKKGYSAIKKYYDWNIIAKQTIRTYEKVLNTPNVKRPSKDNEAMANKEPVWLQEAIEKRRFKEISSDELPKDFSFSILNRNTVETYNLEKIIALEGMPGAGKTTFIKNYVSDEKKLFIPQLQIEDEKILNKDNLETSRQFLIIEKNKTDFINNIDRKYSEVILDRTFITTLAYCYARSKVNNTPNEYKSLLEVYEKVKHTITFPTHLIYLDVSIEESLKRREIYSKNIKYKNWFDPTFLGYFKEFYKNELKKFLPIKISYIDTTDLKMREVKMKIKEIICNKKI
- a CDS encoding glycosyltransferase; translated protein: MQQENLITVIIPTYKHEERLTDLVDLVCSLSTTSNIKYIREIIIVDNGNSLSVDSGTLKLRNYNKVKIIEEKRVGLNYARNTGITEAVADIISFLDDDVIVSEHWAKNIVCGYSEQDILCVGGPVFVKDKETKKWPVWFSNYFLRFLLPPNFPRQAGHLYAPYFIIGANMSFKRETFKRFGMFDPDLDRKGGNLLSNGDTEFLIRIPQSMVWYEPQAEVWSKIKEKRLTRIFMTRRLFWQGISDYIMVKKRGLENFYDKKEVYLTIYFFKELTQAITKLNFFEAFCRFIRLFGYKYAFIYIKKKER
- a CDS encoding polysaccharide pyruvyl transferase family protein; translation: MEKIVNIYRKNTSNTGDKFGTPTKYFDFLKDVKTLDITELPIDKFVKEIEGKIIIFGGGGFIAQDYFKDYMKALLGAKTKLLIGWALGHNVHGGCDILYDEYKNSNEFDLLGVRDSTNYLEWVPCPSCMHSIFDKEFEIKNKVVIYEHKNFPMRNLDMDFPKMKNGDSFEEIISFLGSAELVITNSYHGAYWATLLKRRVIVMQPFSTKFFGFRHPLIVANNFDIKDIKNVPTYPNALKEAREANLKFAEGVSKKIKEI